One stretch of Corvus hawaiiensis isolate bCorHaw1 chromosome 1, bCorHaw1.pri.cur, whole genome shotgun sequence DNA includes these proteins:
- the LOC125330372 gene encoding serine/threonine-protein kinase PAK 3-like: MSLRGQNGERAVNEILVLKDKKNPNIVSSLDSFLVDEDLWLVMEYMDGGTLQDIVRQTRMAEGEMAAVSRECLQGLDFLHSNRVIHRDLKSSNILLATDGSVKLADFGLCAQLSPEQEQRSSMVGTAHWMAPEVVTSSPYGPKVDIWSLGIVTIEMVEGEPPYFEHTAAMARCLIRQNGTPQLQEPRRLSALLRDFLECSLEADEERRWSAQELLQHPFLSSAKPLSSLSPLITAAKQLREQRRT; the protein is encoded by the exons ATGAGTCTCAGAGGGCAGAACGGGGAACGAGCTGTGAATGAGATCCTGGTCCTGAAGGACAAGAAGAACCCCAACATTGTCAGCTCTTTGGACAG CTTCCTTGTTGATGAAGATCTCTGGCTGGTGATGGAATACATGGATGGAGGAACTTTGCAGGACATTGTCAGACAGACACGCATGGCTGAAGGAGAGATGGCAGCTGTCAGTCGGGAG TGTCTGCAGGGCCTGGATTTCCTCCACTCGAACCGGGTGATCCACAGAGATCTGAAGAGCTCCAACATCCTTCTGGCAACGGACGGCTCTGTCAAGCTGG CTGATTTTGGCCTCTGCGCTCAGCTGAgccctgagcaggagcagcGCAGCTCCATGGTGGGCACTGCTCACTGGATGGCCCCAGAGGTTGTGACCAGTTCTCCTTATGGCCCCAAGGTGGACATCTGGTCCTTGGGCATTGTGACCATCGAGATGGTGGAAGGAGAACCTCCTTACTTCGAGCACACGGCGGCCATG GCTCGCTGTCTGATCCGGCAGAACGGGACCCCgcagctgcaggagcccaggCGCCTGTCGGCTCTGCTGCGGGACTTCCTGGAGTGCAGCCTGGAGGCGGACGAGGAGCGGCGCTGgtctgcccaggagctgctgcag CACCCATTTTTATCATCAGCCAAGcctctctccagcctgagccctcTGATCACCGCAGCAAAGCAATTGAGGGAGCAGCGGAGGACCTGA
- the LOC125334570 gene encoding serine/threonine-protein kinase pim-1-like — PRPRLLPGPAGDTGGAAAPAASAASSPARTPPLLSAAAGPEPPVSASKEPTCGDGRPGAVERRSGAVPGPGPSADGRVSPAGKAQQGLKERYRLGSLLGRGGFGSVLAATRLSDGAPVAIKRVPRNRIHHWGQLPGGTRAPLEIVLLDKVSAGFPGIVQLHEWLELPKNVVMVLERPERSQDLLHFIWARGFLCEEVARHLFRQVLEAVRHCTSCGVLHRDIKPENILVDLATGQAKLIDFGCGTYLQAAAYTSFAGTPSYSPPEWTHLGWYHGEAATVWSLGIVLHQMVCGEHPFRRGWNSTWGRLSLPRRLSPECQDLIRRCLSVLSSERPSLEDLSCDPWMQDIHVP; from the exons ccccggCCTCGGCTCCTGCCGGGGCCCGCCGGGGACACaggcggcgcggccgctcccgccgcctccgcaGCGTCTTCCCCGGCCCGAACTCCGCCGCTCTTGAgcgcggccgccggccccgagCCGCCGGTGTCCGCTTCAAAAGAGCCAACATGTGGGGAtggccggcccggggcggttgAGCGGCGCTCGGGGGCCGTTCCTGGCCCCGGGCCGAGCGCTGACGGCCGCGTCTCGCCGGCAGGGAAGGcgcagcagggcctgaaggagcggTACCGGCTGGGTTCGCTGCTGGGGCGCGGCGGCTTCGGCAGCGTCTTGGCGGCGACGCGGCTCTCGGACGGCGCCCCG gtggccatcaaacgTGTGCCACGGAACCGCATCCACCATTGGGGccagctg cccggCGGCACCCGAGCACCACTGGAGATcgtgctgctggacaaggtgtCTGCTGGCTTCCCTGGCATCGTCCAGCTCCATGAGTGGCTGGAGCTCCCCAAAAACGTGGTGATGGTGCTGGAGCGCCCGGAGCGGTCTCAGGACCTCCTTCACTTCATTTGGGCACGGGGCTTCCTGTGCGAGGAGGTGGCGCGGCACCTGTTCcgccaggtgctggaggccgtgcggcactgcaccagctgcggGGTCCTGCACCGGGACATCAAACCGGAGAACATCCTGGTTGACCTGGCCACCGGGCAGGCCAAACTCATTGACTTTGGCTGTGGCACCTACCTGCAAGCCGCAGCCTACACCAGCTTTGCAG GAACACCGTCCTACAGCCCCCCGGAATGGACACACCTCGGCTGGTACCACGGCGAGGCAGCGAccgtctggtccctgggcatcgtGCTGCACCAGATGGTCTGCGGGGAGCACCCtttcaggaggggctggaacagcacCTGGGGCCGGCTCTCGCTCCCACGACGGCTCTCTCCAG AGTGCCAGGATCTCATCCGACGGTGTTTATCCGTGCTCTCCTCGGAAAGGCCCTCATTAGAAGACCTGTCCTGTGATCCTTGGATGCAGGATATTCACGTGCCatag